The genomic region AGATAGAAGATCGAGCCAACAAAACATATAAAAAAGATCGAAAAATGAAGATTAGCGCCCGTAATACCTTGAAAGCAACTGTCAAAAAAGTTGTACCAGGAGCCGTTAATACTGAAGTCACGTTAGAACTTGCACCCGGGGTAGAAATAGTTGCAATTATTACCAAATCTTCCGCCGATAACCTGGGGCTTGTAGAAGGCAAGGAGGCTTACGCTGTCGTTAAATCATCTGATGTGATGGTTGCAATCGACTAGTAGAGGTTGGCGGAAATACGCCTACCGTTAAGCAGCCAGTGCCTTACCTTTATATGTCCACTGGAATGGTTTTG from Chroococcidiopsis sp. SAG 2025 harbors:
- a CDS encoding molybdopterin-binding protein; the protein is MKISARNTLKATVKKVVPGAVNTEVTLELAPGVEIVAIITKSSADNLGLVEGKEAYAVVKSSDVMVAID